From a region of the Brevibacterium siliguriense genome:
- the thyX gene encoding FAD-dependent thymidylate synthase: MRQVEPSVELLAKPNIDWEAMRTYLDEVGGTSWADRVEEAESPDAEDLLEFSGRMCYRSWEPGLNPNVSRVRTDSAQYLGNVVKSQHGSVLEHANFTFVLHNVSRVLTHELIRHRAGSAFSQESLRYVRLSDIPFWFPEWAREDPELMERSLKVLDTLEEHQKWMAEHFELDEEGTKFSHKKHMTSFMRRFAPEGLATGIVYTANLRSLRHVIEMRTAKGAEEEIRLIFNKIGEVMREEAPAVFADYEVVDGEWIPGTRKA; encoded by the coding sequence ATGCGCCAGGTCGAACCGTCCGTTGAACTGCTTGCCAAACCCAATATCGATTGGGAAGCGATGAGGACTTACCTCGACGAGGTGGGCGGAACCTCATGGGCGGACCGGGTCGAAGAGGCTGAATCCCCGGACGCCGAGGATCTCCTCGAGTTCTCCGGGCGCATGTGCTACCGCTCGTGGGAGCCGGGACTCAACCCGAACGTCTCGCGGGTGCGCACCGATTCCGCGCAGTACCTCGGCAACGTGGTGAAGTCCCAGCATGGATCCGTGCTCGAACACGCGAACTTCACCTTCGTCCTCCACAACGTCTCGCGCGTGCTCACTCACGAGCTCATCCGTCACCGTGCAGGATCGGCGTTCTCGCAGGAATCGCTTCGCTACGTCCGTCTCTCCGACATTCCTTTCTGGTTCCCCGAGTGGGCTCGCGAAGATCCCGAACTCATGGAACGCAGCCTCAAAGTCCTCGACACCCTCGAAGAGCACCAGAAGTGGATGGCCGAGCACTTCGAACTCGACGAGGAAGGCACGAAGTTCTCACATAAGAAGCACATGACCTCGTTCATGCGCCGCTTCGCCCCTGAGGGTCTGGCAACCGGCATCGTCTACACCGCGAACCTGCGCTCCCTGCGCCACGTCATCGAGATGCGCACCGCGAAGGGCGCCGAAGAGGAGATCCGCCTCATCTTCAACAAGATCGGTGAAGTCATGCGAGAAGAGGCCCCGGCGGTCTTCGCCGACTACGAAGTCGTCGACGGAGAATGGATCCCCGGCACGCGCAAGGCCTGA
- a CDS encoding MFS transporter, with amino-acid sequence MHTTTSASVPTASEVIAHLPWKWRTQGAIFIIGGLGFMFDAWDVALNGFLIPLLSDYWGLSVGQAAWIATANLIGMALGAFIWGGIADVIGRKKAFTLTLLVFSIFTVAGAFAPAFGWSILFRFLAGFGLGGCIPVDYALVGEFSPSRHRGRVLTAMDGWWPIGASLCAFVSAYLLDFGDWRLIMLVMIVPALLTVAVRFGIPESPLYLASVGRYAEADVIIARLVERTGADVREWTHESVGGRGAGAALAGAGTTSTTGAGTATLTSDAAPATPTTGPKVGGQLRAATGQLVQLWQHSAKTTLVAWSLFVSVLLVYYAALTWLPGILKKQGLADQAAFLVTGAMTAVGMLGVIVSALVVERFGRKWVLSVSSIVAAVLLVGAAVFIEASGAELTWTAKAAIIGFGFVVQIAIPTLYTYVSELYPTRLRGSGFGWASAASRLATGIAPIVFGAFMWPVLGLTLTFILTGALVVVAVILMSFMARETTGEELN; translated from the coding sequence GTGCACACGACCACCTCGGCGTCGGTTCCGACAGCCTCCGAAGTCATCGCTCACCTGCCATGGAAATGGCGCACACAAGGTGCCATCTTCATCATCGGCGGGCTCGGATTCATGTTCGACGCTTGGGACGTCGCCCTCAACGGATTCCTCATTCCGCTGCTCAGCGACTATTGGGGCCTCAGCGTCGGTCAGGCCGCCTGGATCGCGACCGCCAACCTCATCGGCATGGCATTGGGAGCCTTCATCTGGGGCGGCATAGCCGATGTCATCGGGCGGAAGAAGGCGTTCACTCTCACGCTGCTCGTGTTCTCGATCTTCACCGTGGCCGGAGCGTTCGCACCCGCTTTTGGATGGTCCATCCTCTTCCGCTTCCTTGCGGGATTCGGGCTCGGCGGATGCATCCCCGTCGACTATGCCCTCGTCGGGGAGTTCTCTCCGAGCCGTCACCGCGGGCGCGTGCTCACTGCGATGGACGGCTGGTGGCCGATCGGCGCCTCGCTCTGCGCGTTTGTGTCGGCCTACCTGCTTGATTTCGGCGACTGGCGGCTGATCATGCTCGTCATGATCGTTCCCGCACTGCTCACCGTCGCCGTGCGGTTCGGAATCCCGGAATCCCCTCTCTACCTCGCCTCCGTAGGCCGCTACGCTGAGGCCGACGTTATCATCGCCCGCCTCGTCGAACGCACCGGCGCCGATGTGCGCGAGTGGACGCATGAGTCGGTGGGCGGCCGTGGTGCGGGGGCGGCCCTGGCCGGTGCGGGCACGACATCGACCACGGGTGCAGGGACTGCGACACTGACCTCGGACGCGGCACCTGCGACGCCGACCACCGGACCCAAGGTCGGCGGGCAGCTGCGTGCAGCGACTGGACAGCTCGTGCAGCTGTGGCAGCACTCTGCGAAGACGACACTCGTCGCCTGGTCGCTCTTCGTCTCCGTCCTCCTTGTCTACTACGCGGCATTGACATGGCTGCCGGGGATCCTCAAGAAGCAGGGGCTCGCCGATCAGGCGGCGTTCCTCGTCACCGGAGCGATGACTGCAGTGGGCATGCTCGGCGTGATCGTCTCTGCGCTCGTCGTCGAACGGTTCGGTCGCAAATGGGTGCTCAGCGTCTCGTCAATCGTGGCGGCGGTGCTGCTCGTCGGGGCGGCAGTGTTCATCGAAGCTTCCGGCGCCGAACTCACCTGGACTGCGAAGGCCGCGATCATCGGGTTCGGCTTCGTCGTCCAGATCGCCATTCCGACGCTCTACACTTACGTCTCCGAGCTCTATCCGACCCGACTGCGCGGATCCGGTTTCGGCTGGGCTTCGGCGGCTTCGCGGTTGGCCACGGGAATCGCTCCGATCGTGTTCGGCGCGTTTATGTGGCCGGTGCTCGGACTGACACTGACGTTCATCCTCACCGGAGCACTTGTCGTCGTCGCAGTTATCCTGATGAGCTTCATGGCACGAGAGACGACCGGCGAAGAACTGAACTGA
- a CDS encoding maltokinase N-terminal cap-like domain-containing protein, giving the protein MADIYSAQLNPGKLDVVTDWVAKQGWAAELDLEANPLEAVTAYRFDDPAGEVGIEIHIVKSGDQLLQVPLTYRGAPLEGADEAFVANMEHSVLGKRWVYAGMGDPLFRQRLDHTIATASTAAKQYRVDDEGNRGEEITDVAHAFGTGPLPGAEDVEILYRLSPESPAEKSDAGLLLGRWDGQDTNVVLAIMV; this is encoded by the coding sequence ATGGCAGATATCTATTCAGCTCAGCTCAATCCAGGCAAGCTCGACGTCGTCACCGACTGGGTGGCCAAACAGGGATGGGCCGCCGAGCTCGACCTCGAGGCGAACCCGCTCGAAGCCGTCACCGCGTACCGTTTCGATGACCCCGCCGGTGAGGTGGGCATCGAGATCCACATCGTGAAGAGCGGCGACCAGCTGCTGCAGGTGCCGCTGACCTACCGCGGAGCACCTCTCGAAGGCGCCGACGAGGCGTTCGTGGCGAACATGGAGCACTCGGTGCTCGGCAAGCGGTGGGTCTACGCCGGCATGGGCGACCCGCTGTTCCGGCAGCGCCTCGACCACACGATCGCCACTGCATCGACCGCGGCGAAGCAGTACCGCGTCGACGACGAGGGCAATCGGGGAGAAGAGATCACCGATGTGGCTCACGCCTTCGGGACCGGCCCACTGCCGGGCGCCGAAGACGTTGAGATCCTCTATCGCCTGTCGCCCGAATCGCCGGCAGAGAAGTCCGACGCAGGTCTGCTGCTGGGCCGCTGGGATGGTCAGGACACGAACGTCGTCCTCGCCATCATGGTCTGA
- a CDS encoding branched-chain amino acid aminotransferase, with protein sequence MTDFTVLKNLQPQPELVRENIKKDPGFGQYFTDHMAHIRYTVDDGWQGHEVRPYGPLQLDPAAAVLHYAQEIFEGLKAYRHADGSVWTFRPERNAARINRSAERLALPQLSEEDFINSLRQLVSLDQAWVPTPESEADESSLYLRPFMIATERFLGVRASHEVDYYAIASPAGPYFSGGIKPLSIWLSPKLKRAGAGGTGFAKCGGNYASSLVATNEAAAKGCQQVLFTDSVENKYIDELGGMNLMLVTKDGKLLTPSLSDTILDGVTRRSLLELAPQLGLEPEERQISIEEWREGAASGEIVEAFACGTAAVITPISKLVSEDFTIDHGEDAGEKTMEMRKTLLDIQYGRVEDKNNWLVRLA encoded by the coding sequence ATGACAGATTTCACCGTTCTTAAGAACCTCCAGCCGCAACCCGAGCTGGTGCGCGAGAACATCAAGAAGGACCCCGGCTTCGGCCAGTACTTCACCGACCATATGGCGCACATCCGATACACGGTCGATGACGGTTGGCAGGGACATGAGGTCAGGCCGTACGGGCCGCTGCAGCTCGATCCTGCGGCCGCAGTTCTCCACTATGCTCAGGAGATCTTCGAAGGGCTCAAGGCCTACCGTCATGCCGACGGTTCGGTGTGGACGTTCCGGCCCGAGCGCAATGCCGCGCGCATCAACAGGTCCGCCGAGCGCCTCGCACTGCCGCAGCTGTCCGAAGAGGACTTCATCAACTCGCTCAGGCAGCTGGTCAGCCTCGACCAGGCCTGGGTCCCGACGCCGGAATCGGAGGCCGACGAGTCGAGCCTGTACCTGCGCCCGTTCATGATCGCCACGGAGCGGTTCCTCGGTGTCCGGGCGAGCCATGAGGTCGACTACTACGCCATCGCCTCGCCGGCAGGACCCTACTTCTCCGGCGGCATCAAGCCGCTGTCGATCTGGCTCTCGCCGAAGCTCAAGCGCGCCGGCGCGGGCGGCACCGGTTTCGCCAAGTGCGGCGGCAACTATGCATCGTCGCTGGTGGCGACCAACGAGGCGGCCGCCAAGGGGTGCCAGCAGGTGCTTTTCACCGATTCGGTCGAGAACAAGTACATCGACGAGCTCGGCGGCATGAACCTCATGCTCGTGACCAAGGACGGCAAGCTGCTCACTCCTTCGCTCAGCGATACGATCCTCGACGGCGTCACCCGTCGTTCGCTCCTCGAACTCGCACCGCAGCTCGGCCTCGAACCCGAAGAGCGTCAGATCTCCATCGAGGAGTGGCGTGAGGGCGCGGCCAGCGGAGAGATCGTCGAGGCATTCGCCTGCGGCACCGCTGCGGTCATCACGCCGATCAGCAAGCTCGTCAGCGAAGACTTCACCATCGACCATGGTGAGGACGCTGGTGAGAAGACCATGGAGATGCGCAAGACGCTGCTCGACATCCAGTACGGACGTGTCGAGGACAAGAACAACTGGCTCGTGCGTCTGGCCTGA
- a CDS encoding Type 1 glutamine amidotransferase-like domain-containing protein, giving the protein MASQRRSADGRRSTSADVCRRSVSSGLPHVCFVPTASGDSRDYTERFEAAFEGRAQTHVLSLFGQSPRDYQDPSMLLDMDLIYVGGGSTANLLSLWRRHGVDELMKKAAAGGTILAGISAGANCWFRASSTDSFGPLAPLNDGLGFLQGSACPHLHGEPGREESFRGWIADGSLPGPGTAIDDHAAVVYVDGVATSVMVEAARATAYIVEPDGNLCELDEHKHVLPASEHD; this is encoded by the coding sequence ATGGCGAGTCAGCGAAGGTCTGCGGATGGACGTCGATCGACGTCTGCGGACGTGTGTCGACGAAGTGTCTCATCCGGACTTCCACACGTCTGCTTCGTCCCCACCGCCTCCGGCGACAGTCGTGACTACACTGAGAGGTTCGAAGCGGCTTTCGAAGGGCGAGCACAGACCCATGTCCTCTCCCTGTTCGGGCAGAGCCCGCGGGACTACCAGGATCCGTCAATGCTGCTCGACATGGACCTCATCTACGTCGGTGGCGGCTCGACGGCGAACCTGCTCAGCCTCTGGCGTCGGCATGGAGTCGACGAACTGATGAAGAAGGCAGCTGCCGGCGGCACGATCCTCGCCGGCATCAGTGCGGGAGCTAATTGCTGGTTCCGTGCCTCCTCGACGGATTCGTTCGGACCGTTGGCACCGTTGAACGACGGTCTCGGATTTCTGCAGGGGAGCGCCTGCCCGCACTTGCACGGCGAGCCAGGGCGAGAGGAATCCTTCCGGGGTTGGATCGCGGATGGGAGCCTGCCCGGTCCCGGGACTGCCATCGACGATCATGCCGCGGTCGTGTATGTCGACGGTGTGGCCACCTCGGTGATGGTTGAGGCCGCGAGGGCGACGGCCTACATCGTCGAACCAGACGGAAACCTGTGTGAGCTCGACGAGCACAAGCACGTCCTACCCGCCAGCGAACACGACTGA
- a CDS encoding lipoate--protein ligase family protein, translating to MTNDTQHFHGEFKVIGGKLVVADVTSDGKTITEVKISGDFFLEPEEAYFDLAPALVGASVTADNATLRGRLDEALAGYGSELAMHGFSTADIATVVRRALGSAANFTDFDWQVIRGEVLPTQLNVALDQVLLEEVAAGRRQPTLRFWEWEDTAAVIGAFQSYVNELRPEGVEKHNVQVVRRISGGGAMFMEGGNCITYSIFVPPALVAGLDYEESYVFLDQWVLAALKTFGVEAFYKPINDISSTGGKIGGAAQKRMRDGALLHHVTMSYDIDADKMVEVLRIGEAKISDKGVASAKKRVDPLRSQTGEARKDIIDVMADTFANRYGATYGTYTPEELERAQELVDEKFGTEKWTHRVP from the coding sequence ATGACGAACGACACGCAGCACTTCCACGGCGAATTTAAGGTCATCGGCGGCAAACTCGTCGTCGCCGATGTGACCTCCGACGGCAAGACCATCACCGAGGTGAAGATCTCCGGTGACTTCTTCCTCGAACCGGAAGAAGCCTATTTCGACCTCGCGCCGGCCCTCGTCGGCGCAAGCGTCACCGCCGACAATGCGACGCTGCGCGGCCGTCTCGATGAGGCTCTGGCCGGCTACGGTTCGGAACTGGCGATGCACGGGTTCTCGACTGCCGATATCGCCACGGTCGTGCGTCGAGCTCTGGGCTCGGCTGCGAACTTCACCGACTTCGACTGGCAGGTCATCCGCGGAGAGGTGCTGCCCACTCAGCTCAATGTGGCACTCGATCAGGTTCTGCTCGAAGAAGTCGCGGCCGGTCGTCGCCAGCCGACCCTGCGGTTCTGGGAATGGGAGGACACGGCCGCCGTCATCGGAGCCTTTCAGTCCTACGTCAACGAACTGCGGCCCGAAGGTGTGGAAAAGCACAACGTCCAGGTCGTGCGCCGCATCTCCGGAGGCGGAGCCATGTTCATGGAGGGCGGCAACTGCATCACCTATTCGATCTTCGTTCCGCCTGCCCTCGTCGCCGGTCTCGATTACGAAGAGTCGTACGTGTTCCTCGACCAGTGGGTGCTCGCGGCGCTGAAGACCTTCGGCGTGGAGGCGTTCTACAAGCCGATCAATGACATCTCCTCGACCGGAGGAAAGATCGGCGGTGCCGCTCAGAAGCGGATGCGCGACGGAGCCCTGCTCCACCACGTGACGATGAGCTATGACATCGACGCGGACAAGATGGTCGAGGTGCTGCGCATCGGAGAAGCGAAGATCTCCGACAAGGGCGTGGCGAGTGCGAAGAAACGCGTCGATCCGCTGCGGAGCCAGACAGGTGAAGCGCGCAAGGACATCATCGATGTCATGGCCGACACCTTCGCCAACCGATACGGGGCCACCTACGGTACGTACACTCCGGAGGAGCTCGAACGGGCCCAGGAGCTCGTCGATGAGAAATTCGGGACCGAGAAGTGGACGCACCGGGTGCCGTGA
- a CDS encoding HNH endonuclease, producing the protein MEAEQVSDVLTEIHRWRRSLSELPPAKTEAEAIDRITALEELTSACAAAQARETLTFDMLRRNREAEDGVASKKQGRGLGAEVALARKVSRSRGDALLKFSRTLLVELPKTYAAMKGGDISEEKARVVAKESDWLPQEKKLELDERMAERLPEVGVKRLGNEVRALAQKLDQRAAVDHLERCVEERSVSVRPAPGNMAYLTALLPMSQAVAAFANLKKSAQTVIATGEADGRSQSQIAADLLVERLTGQESAQAVPTEVHLIMQDSSLFGPGEESAWFPGVGPIPAKAARDIVAENEAATFIRRLYTRPEDGQLVRMDSRRREFSGLLRRMVVFRDDVCRSPWCEAPIKHADHAEGVAAGGETDWDNSSGLCAACNYLKELGGWRHKATADALEVVTPTGHHYKTRTKSLGLPDPKRASAPRRASDQEEHCGRERDPGRQHGPEPGERHGEIPVEATASPPGDGARAAPPGDSARAAPPSADSEFSVLIPWRYVRRTSQPKTIDIGGSIVGIDIFDADERPMSPTEELLCAAILEHRNRR; encoded by the coding sequence ATGGAAGCAGAGCAGGTTTCAGACGTCCTCACCGAGATCCATCGGTGGCGTCGTAGCCTGTCCGAATTGCCTCCGGCCAAGACCGAAGCGGAAGCGATCGATCGGATCACGGCGCTCGAGGAGCTGACCTCCGCGTGCGCCGCCGCCCAGGCTCGCGAAACCTTGACGTTCGACATGCTCCGTCGCAACCGCGAAGCCGAGGACGGCGTTGCCAGCAAGAAACAGGGTCGCGGCCTCGGTGCCGAAGTGGCCTTGGCACGGAAGGTCTCACGCTCCCGCGGAGACGCACTGCTCAAATTCTCCCGCACCCTGCTCGTGGAACTGCCCAAGACATACGCGGCGATGAAGGGCGGCGACATCTCCGAAGAGAAGGCGCGGGTCGTCGCCAAAGAGTCCGACTGGCTTCCACAGGAGAAGAAGCTCGAGCTCGACGAGCGCATGGCCGAACGTCTCCCAGAGGTCGGCGTCAAACGCCTCGGAAACGAAGTGCGTGCACTGGCTCAGAAGCTCGACCAGCGGGCTGCGGTCGACCACCTCGAGCGTTGTGTCGAAGAGCGCTCGGTCAGCGTGCGTCCGGCACCGGGCAACATGGCATACCTGACCGCGCTGTTGCCGATGTCGCAGGCTGTGGCTGCATTCGCCAACCTCAAGAAGTCGGCGCAGACCGTCATCGCCACGGGCGAAGCAGACGGACGGTCGCAGAGCCAGATCGCGGCCGATCTGTTGGTCGAGCGACTGACAGGGCAGGAATCCGCTCAGGCCGTGCCGACAGAGGTCCACCTCATCATGCAGGACAGCAGTCTGTTCGGGCCCGGCGAGGAATCGGCATGGTTCCCCGGGGTCGGTCCGATCCCGGCGAAAGCCGCACGGGACATCGTGGCCGAGAACGAAGCCGCCACCTTCATCCGCAGACTGTACACGCGGCCCGAAGACGGTCAGCTCGTGCGGATGGACTCGCGCCGCCGGGAATTCTCCGGTCTGCTTCGACGTATGGTCGTCTTCCGTGACGATGTCTGTCGCTCGCCCTGGTGCGAGGCACCCATCAAGCACGCCGATCATGCCGAGGGCGTCGCGGCCGGCGGAGAAACCGACTGGGACAACTCCTCTGGTCTGTGTGCAGCCTGCAACTACCTCAAGGAACTCGGCGGGTGGCGCCACAAGGCGACCGCCGATGCCCTCGAAGTCGTCACACCGACCGGCCACCACTACAAGACCCGAACCAAATCACTCGGTCTTCCGGATCCCAAGCGGGCTTCCGCTCCTAGGCGTGCTTCCGACCAGGAAGAACACTGTGGCAGAGAGCGCGATCCCGGTCGGCAACATGGTCCCGAACCGGGGGAGCGCCACGGCGAGATTCCGGTTGAGGCGACAGCCTCGCCGCCGGGCGACGGTGCGCGTGCTGCACCGCCCGGCGACAGTGCTCGTGCCGCACCTCCGAGTGCTGACTCCGAGTTCTCGGTGCTGATTCCATGGCGGTACGTGCGCCGGACCTCGCAGCCGAAGACCATCGATATCGGCGGGTCGATTGTTGGAATCGACATCTTCGATGCCGACGAACGACCGATGAGTCCCACCGAAGAACTCCTCTGCGCCGCAATCCTCGAACATAGGAACAGGCGGTAA
- a CDS encoding 3-methyladenine DNA glycosylase, with amino-acid sequence MTSAPSSTTPAPYRAETEHADESSGRLGDGVVPASHWHGARDEHERRIAERTDAHIKRRMRQESHPVEDFLFTYYPFKVGQLKKWHPGPGVRVELAEAADRRYFDRRWYRIDDDRNVAEVDLESWRADRGDGAKFIASLLSSTLNREANFGCFGIHEWAMVYRLTEEQRRHQQVPLRLNPAETDAVVEGHRIQCSHHDAFRFFTEPARPLNTLQPSREGMISNEQPGCLHAGMDLYKWAMKISPIADSDLVVDCFDLALDIRTLDMEASPYDLRGWGYGVVAIETAAGKVEYMERQKAFSGRAQSLRARLLGALAAAGIHPH; translated from the coding sequence GTGACTTCCGCACCCTCCTCCACGACTCCCGCCCCGTACAGGGCGGAGACCGAGCATGCCGATGAATCGTCGGGCCGCCTCGGTGATGGTGTCGTTCCTGCCTCCCACTGGCACGGGGCACGGGATGAGCACGAACGGCGGATCGCCGAGCGCACCGATGCGCATATCAAGCGGCGGATGCGGCAGGAGAGCCATCCGGTTGAGGATTTCCTCTTCACCTATTACCCATTCAAGGTCGGGCAGCTGAAGAAGTGGCACCCCGGTCCGGGCGTGCGCGTCGAACTCGCCGAGGCGGCCGATCGCCGGTATTTCGACCGACGTTGGTACCGCATCGACGATGACCGGAACGTCGCCGAGGTGGACCTCGAGTCTTGGCGTGCCGACCGTGGGGATGGGGCGAAGTTCATCGCTTCCCTGCTGTCGTCGACGCTGAACCGGGAGGCGAATTTCGGGTGTTTCGGAATCCATGAGTGGGCGATGGTCTACCGGCTCACCGAGGAGCAGCGTCGGCATCAGCAGGTGCCTTTGCGACTGAATCCGGCCGAGACTGATGCTGTCGTCGAGGGCCACCGCATCCAGTGTTCGCATCATGATGCGTTTCGTTTCTTCACCGAGCCGGCTCGGCCGCTCAACACCCTGCAGCCGAGCCGCGAGGGCATGATCTCCAACGAACAGCCCGGGTGTCTGCATGCGGGGATGGATCTGTACAAGTGGGCGATGAAGATCTCGCCGATCGCTGATTCGGATCTCGTCGTCGACTGCTTCGATCTGGCGCTCGACATCCGCACCCTCGATATGGAGGCCTCCCCCTATGACCTTCGCGGATGGGGCTACGGGGTCGTCGCCATCGAGACCGCTGCAGGAAAGGTCGAGTACATGGAACGGCAGAAGGCGTTCTCCGGGCGGGCGCAGTCCCTGCGTGCGCGGCTGCTCGGTGCTTTGGCAGCTGCCGGAATCCATCCACACTGA
- a CDS encoding 3-isopropylmalate dehydrogenase, producing MKFSIAVMPGDGIGNEVVPEGLKVLKRAIEVSGEPVELELTDYKVGAQRYHETGETLTDEELESLRGHDAIFFGACGDPSVPSGVLERGVILKMRFGLSHAVNLRPSKLFAGVTSPLADPGKIDFVVVREGTEGSYTGSGGSVRTDTPQEVATEVSVNTWYGVERAVRDAFARAQARNKKLTYVHKHNVMVHAGHLWRRVVEKVGQEYPEVAVNYEHTDACTIYMVTNPERYDVIVTDNLFGDILTDLAAAVTGGIGLAASGNLNVEGTAPSLFEPIHGSAPDIAGQQIADPTASILSGALMASNLGLETVAKAIETAVEADLAERDGTKRSTTEVGDAIAARLG from the coding sequence ATGAAGTTCTCAATCGCAGTCATGCCCGGAGATGGAATCGGCAACGAGGTCGTCCCCGAAGGCCTCAAAGTCCTCAAACGCGCCATCGAGGTGTCCGGCGAGCCAGTCGAGCTCGAGCTCACCGACTACAAGGTCGGTGCCCAGCGCTACCACGAGACCGGCGAGACGCTTACCGACGAAGAGCTCGAATCGCTGCGTGGACATGATGCCATCTTCTTCGGTGCCTGCGGAGATCCGTCCGTGCCTTCCGGCGTGCTCGAGCGCGGAGTGATCCTCAAGATGCGCTTCGGGCTGAGCCATGCGGTGAACCTGCGTCCCTCGAAACTGTTCGCCGGAGTCACCAGCCCGCTGGCCGATCCCGGCAAGATCGATTTCGTCGTCGTCCGTGAGGGCACCGAAGGTTCGTACACCGGATCCGGTGGATCCGTTCGCACGGACACCCCGCAGGAAGTTGCGACCGAGGTCTCGGTCAACACCTGGTACGGAGTCGAGCGCGCTGTCCGCGATGCCTTCGCCCGCGCTCAGGCTCGGAACAAAAAGCTCACGTACGTGCACAAGCACAATGTCATGGTCCACGCCGGTCACCTGTGGCGTCGCGTGGTCGAGAAGGTCGGCCAGGAATACCCCGAGGTGGCGGTCAACTACGAGCACACCGACGCGTGCACGATCTACATGGTCACGAATCCCGAGCGCTACGACGTCATCGTCACCGACAACCTCTTCGGTGACATCCTCACCGACCTCGCAGCCGCGGTTACCGGCGGAATCGGTCTGGCCGCCTCGGGGAACCTCAACGTAGAAGGAACGGCGCCGAGCCTGTTCGAGCCGATCCACGGATCTGCTCCCGACATCGCAGGCCAGCAGATCGCCGACCCGACCGCCTCGATTCTCTCGGGAGCGCTCATGGCCTCCAATCTGGGACTCGAGACCGTGGCCAAGGCGATTGAGACGGCCGTCGAGGCCGACCTCGCCGAGCGCGACGGAACGAAGCGGTCCACCACCGAGGTGGGCGACGCGATCGCGGCACGCCTCGGCTGA
- a CDS encoding zinc-binding dehydrogenase, with protein sequence MRAVVFDQFSARPQLQEIPAPAAHAAGVVIDVEATGVCRSDHHAWAGHDSTISLPHVPGHELVGRVTSAGSGVQEFRVGQRVTVPFVCGCGNCRWCTSGNAQVCPDQTQPGFTHFGSWAEQVVIHNADANLVAVPEDLPAAAVVGLGCRFATAFHGLRVRAQLGADETVAVFGCGGVGLSAIMIARALGARVVAVDVSDAALESASEFGAERCVNARDLDPAQLGAEVVAQFASTDPDGVAVTVDALGREDTIRAAIGALAPLGRHVQIGLLPAEPVIDLPRVIALELSVLGSHGMAAAEYPELVDLVVQGRLRPQDLVSNVIGLDEAPAAMEAMGSPSAPAGMTIIDLTR encoded by the coding sequence ATGCGCGCCGTTGTCTTCGATCAGTTCTCCGCCCGACCTCAACTGCAGGAGATCCCTGCTCCCGCTGCCCACGCTGCCGGCGTCGTCATCGACGTCGAAGCCACCGGGGTGTGCCGCAGCGATCATCACGCGTGGGCCGGCCACGACTCGACGATCAGCCTGCCCCATGTTCCCGGGCATGAGCTGGTGGGTCGGGTCACCTCGGCGGGGTCAGGTGTGCAGGAATTCCGCGTCGGTCAGCGAGTGACCGTCCCGTTCGTGTGCGGGTGCGGGAATTGTCGGTGGTGCACTTCCGGAAATGCGCAGGTCTGCCCCGATCAGACGCAGCCGGGATTCACGCATTTCGGGTCGTGGGCGGAACAGGTCGTCATCCACAATGCCGATGCGAACCTCGTGGCCGTGCCCGAGGATCTGCCGGCCGCGGCGGTGGTCGGGCTCGGCTGTCGATTCGCCACCGCCTTCCACGGTCTGCGCGTGCGGGCTCAACTTGGCGCGGACGAGACTGTCGCCGTGTTCGGCTGCGGCGGCGTGGGGCTGTCGGCGATCATGATCGCCCGGGCACTCGGCGCGAGGGTGGTGGCCGTCGACGTCAGCGATGCGGCCTTGGAATCCGCCAGTGAGTTCGGGGCCGAACGATGTGTCAATGCCCGCGATCTCGACCCGGCCCAGCTCGGCGCCGAGGTGGTCGCGCAGTTCGCGTCGACCGATCCTGATGGAGTGGCTGTGACTGTCGATGCCTTGGGTCGAGAGGACACGATCCGGGCGGCGATCGGTGCACTGGCGCCCTTGGGCCGACATGTGCAGATCGGGCTGCTGCCTGCCGAGCCGGTCATCGACCTGCCGCGGGTGATCGCTCTCGAGCTCAGTGTGCTCGGCTCGCACGGAATGGCAGCGGCCGAGTACCCGGAGCTCGTGGACCTCGTCGTTCAGGGGCGGCTGCGCCCGCAGGATCTCGTCTCGAACGTCATCGGACTCGACGAGGCGCCCGCGGCGATGGAGGCGATGGGATCGCCCTCCGCCCCGGCAGGAATGACAATCATCGACTTGACCAGGTGA